A single window of Vicia villosa cultivar HV-30 ecotype Madison, WI unplaced genomic scaffold, Vvil1.0 ctg.000365F_1_1_3, whole genome shotgun sequence DNA harbors:
- the LOC131627510 gene encoding single-stranded DNA-binding protein, mitochondrial-like has translation MNSVAARLAKHMRLSSYAAVPRSAAVWYSTLISETDVDQPSANKEELDGEFDDFLGGRPDLQLQGVDPRRGWGFRGVHKAIICGKVGQAPVQKILRNGKNVTIFTVGTGGMYDQRIIGSKDLPKPAQWHRIAVHNDVLGAYAVQQLFKNSSVYVEGEIETRVYNDSINGEVKSIPEICVRRDGKLRLIKSGESVDKISLDELREGLF, from the exons ATGAATTCCGTAGCAGCAAGACTCGCCAAGCATATGCGACTCTCTTCTTACG CTGCTGTGCCGAGAAGCGCGGCGGTATGGTACTCAACTTTGATATCTGAAACCGATGTTGATCAGCCTTCAGCAAATAAGGAAGAATTAGATGGTGAGTTTGATGATTTTCTTGGTGGTAGACCTGATTTACAGCTGCAAGGTGTTGATCCTAGAAGAGGTTGGGGATTCCGGGGCGTGCACAAG GCAATTATTTGTGGAAAAGTTGGCCAAGCCCCTGTACAGAAGATATTAAGGAATGGGAAGAACGTAACCATCTTTACAGTTGGAACAGGGGGGATGTATGACCAAAGAATTATAGGATCAAAGGATTTACCAAAACCTGCTCAGTGGCATCGCATTGCTGTGCATAATGACGTACTAGGCGCTTATGCAGTTCAACAACTTTTTAAAAA TTCTTCGGTGTATGTTGAGGGTGAAATTGAGACTAGAGTTTACAATGATAGTATTAATGGCGAAGTTAAAAGCATTCCAGAGATATGCGTTCGCCGTGATG GGAAACTCCGCCTAATCAAAAGTGGAGAGAGCGTTGATAAAATTTCTTTAGACGAATTGC GAGAGGGATTGTTTTAG
- the LOC131627512 gene encoding probable protein phosphatase 2C 5, with protein sequence MSETELSRMKQPLVPLATLIGRELRNGKTEKPFVKYGQAGLAKKGEDYFLIKTDCQRVPGDSSTVFSVFAILDGHNGISAAIFAKENIINNVMSAMPQGISREEWLQALPRALVVAFVKTDMEFQKKGETSGTTATFVIIDGWTVTVACVGDSRCILDTQAGVVSLLTVDHRLEENVEERERVTASGGEVGRLNIFGGNEVGPLRCWPGGLCLSRSIGDTDVGEYIVPIPHVKQVKLSNAGGRLIIASDGIWDTLSSDMAAKACRGVPAELAAKLVVKEALRSRGLKDDTTCLVVDIIPSDYPLSPMPSTPRKKSNMLSSLLFRKKSQNSTNKGTNKLSAVGVVEELFEEGSAMLTERLGKDVSSNTNSGIYRCAVCLADQPSNNGLSMNTDHFITPVSKPREGLFLCTICQKKKDAMEGKRS encoded by the exons ATGAGTGAGACTGAATTATCAAGGATGAAGCAACCACTTGTTCCGTTAGCGACTTTGATTGGCCGGGAGCTGCGTAATGGAAAGACTGAGAAGCCTTTTGTGAAGTATGGTCAGGCTGGTTTGGCAAAGAAAGGAGAAGATTACTTTCTAATCAAGACAGATTGTCAGAGGGTTCCCGGTGATTCTTCAACGGTGTTTTCTGTCTTTGCG ATCCTGGATGGGCATAATGGTATATCCGCTGCTATTTTTGCAAAGGAAAACATAATAAACAATGTCATGAGTGCAATGCCGCAAGGTATAAGCAGGGAGGAATGGCTTCAAGCTTTGCCTCGGGCTCTAGTTGTTGCTTTTGTGAAAACTGACATGGAGTTCCAGAAAAAAG GAGAAACTTCTGGCACGACAGCTACGTTTGTTATCATTGATGGATGGACTGTTACAGTTGCATGTGTTGGGGATTCCCGATGCATATTAGATACCCAGGCAGGTGTTGTTTCTCTCTTGACTGTTGATCATAGATTGGAAGAAAATGTAGAAGAGAGGGAGCGTGTTACTGCCAGTGGCGGTGAAGTAGGAAGACTCAACATATTTGGAGGCAACGAG GTGGGGCCACTTCGCTGCTGGCCTGGTGGATTGTGCCTTTCTAGATCAATTGGCGACACCGATGTGGGAGAGTATATCGTTCCAATACCACATGTTAAGCAAGTGAAG CTTTCAAATGCCGGTGGAAGGCTTATCATAGCTTCTGATGGTATTTGGGATACTTTGTCTTCTGATATGGCTGCCAAGGCATGTCGGGGTGTACCCGCAGAACTTGCTGCGAAGCTGGTGGTTAAG GAAGCTCTTAGGTCAAGAGGGCTGAAGGATGATACAACATGCCTTGTTGTAGATATTATTCCTTCGGACTATCCTTTATCGCCGATGCCATCAACTCCTAGAAAGAAATCTAACATGCTAAGTTCACTTCTCTTTAGAAAGAAATCTCAAAATTCGACAAACAAAGGAACTAATAAGCTTTCTGCAGTTGGTGTTGTAGAAGAGTTATTTGAAGAGGGTTCTGCAATGCTTACAGAAAG GCTAGGGAAGGATGTTTCTTCTAATACGAATTCTGGTATATACCGCTGTGCGGTTTGCCTAGCAGATCAACCCTCTAACAATGGTTTATCAATGAACACGGATCATTTTATCACGCCAGTATCTAAACCACGGGAAGGTCTATTCCTCTGCACAATCTGTCAGAAGAAGAAAGACGCAATGGAAGGAAAAAGGTCATGA